One window of Thermocoleostomius sinensis A174 genomic DNA carries:
- a CDS encoding FtsX-like permease family protein encodes MMVSIDLANGSAQRAFALSTDAITGRATHRIEAIAPTGVDEAVYTTLKRSLHSVAMAPVVEGYIKVEELGDQPVRLVGLDLFAEAPFRNYFGNVESRGTGFVQFLTNPSAVVLSQETATQHQVHLGDTLHLDISGQHHPAQLVGTVATSDSLNRRALSNFLFADIATAQELLGQIGKLNHIDLIVSQPQDLQTIAALLPPDLKLETAEAQKNSVQQMTAAFELNLTALSLLALVVGMFLIYNTITFSVIQRRPLFGVLRCLGVTQGQLFALILGESAIFSAVGSVLGVGLGIGLGRSIVGLITQTINDFYFVVSVQQVTLANSTIVKGLVVGIVSALVASALPALEAMNTPPTMTLQRSTLESKIQQWLPKLALLWLGFTIAGVLLLQWASAGLVAAFAGLFAVLLGAALLTPSLISLAMQGFAPIGSRTLGVLGRLAPRDILRSLSRTSVAVAALMVSVSVIVGVSIMVGSFRGTVVQWLDQTLQADIYVSPPTVTANRVLGKLDPAIVSALKTYPGIRQAVTYTDADVRVVEFDRQAKLISADGDVSQGKRPYAWIRPDLRPDPWQALDAGNGVIISEALILRENLPDIPPTITLETPKGDRSFPVLAVFYDYSSDQGTVILDNDVYEPLWQDDSVASLGLFVEPGVSVDATVDAINRDFQSIQSLSVSSNRSLREDSLIIFDRTFAITNALRLLAVVVAFIGVLSTLMSLQLERTRELGILRATGMTPRQLSGMTLLETGLMGTMAGVFALPLGFALAWILIYVINVRSFGWTLQMALEGRYFWQALLVSIIAALLAGLYPALRLGRMNISTAVRQE; translated from the coding sequence ATGATGGTGTCGATCGACCTAGCGAATGGCTCGGCTCAACGAGCATTTGCACTGTCTACCGATGCGATCACGGGTCGGGCTACGCATCGGATTGAAGCGATTGCTCCAACTGGGGTGGATGAAGCGGTCTATACCACACTGAAGCGATCACTCCATTCGGTAGCTATGGCTCCAGTTGTAGAAGGCTATATCAAGGTAGAGGAACTGGGCGATCAACCAGTGCGATTAGTAGGACTAGACTTATTTGCCGAAGCACCGTTTCGCAATTACTTTGGCAATGTCGAAAGTCGCGGGACGGGGTTTGTGCAATTTCTCACCAATCCCAGTGCGGTTGTTTTATCGCAAGAAACCGCTACACAACACCAGGTTCATTTAGGTGATACGCTGCATCTCGATATCTCTGGGCAGCACCATCCAGCCCAATTGGTTGGCACAGTAGCAACCAGCGATTCCTTGAACCGTCGCGCCCTCAGCAACTTTCTGTTCGCCGATATCGCGACTGCCCAAGAATTGTTGGGACAGATTGGTAAGCTCAACCACATCGATTTGATTGTCAGCCAGCCGCAAGATCTCCAGACGATCGCTGCCCTGTTGCCACCAGACTTGAAACTGGAAACCGCCGAAGCTCAAAAAAATTCGGTGCAGCAAATGACGGCTGCTTTTGAACTTAACCTGACAGCTTTAAGTTTGCTGGCGCTCGTGGTGGGTATGTTTTTGATCTACAACACCATTACCTTTAGCGTCATTCAACGTCGTCCGCTGTTCGGTGTGCTGCGCTGTTTGGGCGTGACGCAGGGGCAATTGTTCGCACTGATTTTGGGAGAGTCCGCCATTTTTAGCGCCGTCGGCTCAGTATTGGGCGTGGGGTTGGGCATCGGGTTGGGCCGCAGTATTGTTGGATTGATCACACAAACAATCAACGATTTTTACTTTGTCGTATCGGTGCAGCAGGTAACGCTGGCGAACAGCACAATTGTCAAAGGCTTGGTAGTTGGTATAGTTTCGGCACTGGTGGCATCGGCGTTGCCGGCACTGGAAGCGATGAATACTCCTCCAACCATGACCTTGCAGCGATCGACGTTGGAAAGCAAAATCCAGCAATGGTTGCCGAAACTGGCACTGCTTTGGCTGGGGTTCACGATCGCCGGAGTGTTACTGTTACAGTGGGCTTCGGCTGGACTAGTAGCAGCCTTTGCTGGTTTGTTTGCCGTACTATTGGGAGCCGCCCTACTGACGCCGTCGCTGATTAGTTTGGCAATGCAGGGCTTTGCCCCCATCGGGAGTCGAACGTTAGGGGTCTTGGGGCGCTTAGCTCCCAGAGATATTTTGCGATCGCTCAGTCGCACCTCGGTTGCTGTAGCAGCTTTGATGGTCTCGGTCTCGGTAATTGTCGGCGTATCAATTATGGTGGGGTCGTTCCGGGGAACGGTGGTGCAGTGGCTTGATCAAACGCTGCAAGCAGATATCTATGTCTCACCTCCCACTGTTACGGCCAACCGCGTTTTGGGCAAACTCGACCCGGCGATTGTCTCTGCTCTGAAAACCTATCCCGGCATCCGTCAAGCCGTCACCTACACGGATGCGGATGTGCGCGTGGTGGAGTTCGATCGCCAAGCCAAACTGATTTCTGCTGATGGGGATGTGTCGCAAGGCAAACGCCCCTACGCTTGGATTCGCCCAGATTTGCGCCCTGATCCGTGGCAAGCGCTGGATGCAGGCAACGGCGTGATTATCTCAGAAGCGCTGATTTTGCGGGAAAATTTGCCAGACATTCCCCCAACTATTACCCTCGAAACTCCAAAGGGCGATCGGTCGTTTCCAGTTTTGGCCGTGTTTTACGATTATTCCTCTGACCAAGGCACAGTCATTCTAGACAATGATGTATATGAACCGCTGTGGCAAGATGACAGTGTGGCCTCCCTGGGGTTGTTTGTTGAGCCGGGGGTTTCGGTAGACGCAACCGTGGACGCCATCAACCGAGATTTTCAATCTATTCAAAGCCTTTCAGTGTCATCCAACCGCAGTCTGCGCGAAGACTCGCTGATTATATTCGATCGCACCTTTGCCATTACCAATGCTCTACGACTTCTAGCCGTGGTGGTCGCTTTTATTGGTGTACTCAGCACCCTCATGAGCCTGCAATTAGAGCGGACCCGCGAACTAGGCATTCTGCGGGCCACAGGCATGACGCCTCGTCAATTGTCTGGCATGACGCTGTTGGAAACCGGACTCATGGGCACGATGGCCGGTGTGTTTGCCCTGCCGCTGGGCTTTGCCTTGGCATGGATTTTGATCTATGTCATCAACGTGCGATCGTTTGGTTGGACGCTGCAAATGGCATTGGAAGGGCGTTACTTTTGGCAGGCGTTGTTGGTGTCCATCATTGCGGCCCTGCTGGCTGGGCTTTATCCCGCCTTGCGACTAGGACGCATGAATATTTCCACGGCGGTGCGACAAGAATAA
- a CDS encoding lipocalin-like domain-containing protein, producing MNTKSTDRSSLWLKQGFTRLRQLGTIVTLGICLLLLSIPSAASSTTQLTWLDTAPPDTTGFLKATAPQTWHFPEDFGPHPSYQTEWWYYTGNLETSEGRPFGFQLTFFRQALFPNAAQSTSTSHWRNNQIYSAHFTISDIAQQQFYPFDRFSRSGIDLAGATAIPYHVWLEDWSATEIAPGQVQLQAQTSDVALDLIVEQTLPPVLHGDRGLSIKGLEPGNASYYYSLVQQPTTGTITINDRSFQVTGLTWKDHEYSTSSLSPGTVGWDWFSMQFDNGSALMLYLLRHEDGTIEPTSAGTFIAANGDLIPLTPQDWQIDVLDTWKSAKSQATYPAAWTIRIPKVDLVLQGQSMMGNQELNTATATYWEGAVAFEGLQQGRSLHGQGYVELTGYADRLDAILSARTPT from the coding sequence ATGAATACTAAATCCACTGATCGATCGAGTCTTTGGCTCAAACAAGGCTTCACCCGACTGAGACAACTGGGGACGATCGTCACATTGGGGATCTGCCTGTTGCTGTTGTCCATTCCATCAGCAGCGTCCAGCACCACCCAACTGACCTGGTTGGATACGGCTCCACCTGATACGACTGGCTTTCTGAAAGCAACCGCCCCTCAAACCTGGCACTTTCCCGAAGATTTTGGTCCCCACCCAAGCTATCAAACCGAATGGTGGTACTATACGGGCAATCTTGAAACATCAGAAGGACGGCCGTTCGGCTTTCAGTTAACCTTCTTTCGCCAAGCGTTATTCCCAAACGCTGCCCAATCCACTTCTACGTCGCACTGGCGCAACAATCAAATCTATTCCGCGCATTTTACCATCAGCGATATCGCCCAACAGCAGTTTTACCCATTCGATCGGTTTAGCCGCAGTGGGATTGACTTAGCCGGAGCCACGGCCATTCCCTATCATGTTTGGTTAGAAGATTGGTCTGCCACCGAAATCGCACCTGGACAAGTGCAGCTACAGGCTCAAACCTCAGATGTAGCCTTAGATCTAATCGTTGAACAAACCTTGCCGCCTGTCTTACACGGCGATCGAGGCTTGAGCATCAAGGGACTGGAACCCGGCAATGCTTCCTACTATTATTCGTTGGTGCAACAACCCACAACTGGCACGATTACGATCAACGATCGGTCGTTTCAAGTCACAGGGCTGACCTGGAAAGACCACGAATATTCCACCAGTTCCCTGAGTCCAGGGACAGTGGGGTGGGATTGGTTCTCTATGCAATTTGACAATGGCTCAGCACTGATGCTGTACCTATTGCGTCATGAAGATGGTACGATCGAACCGACCTCAGCCGGAACATTCATCGCCGCTAATGGAGATTTGATCCCATTAACTCCACAAGACTGGCAAATTGATGTCTTAGATACCTGGAAAAGCGCCAAGAGCCAAGCTACCTATCCGGCTGCATGGACCATTCGCATTCCTAAAGTAGACCTAGTCCTGCAAGGTCAATCTATGATGGGCAATCAGGAATTGAATACCGCCACCGCCACCTACTGGGAAGGTGCCGTTGCCTTTGAGGGATTGCAACAGGGACGATCGCTGCACGGTCAGGGCTATGTCGAACTCACAGGCTATGCTGATCGACTCGATGCTATCCTATCGGCACGAACACCCACATAG
- a CDS encoding universal stress protein: MFQRILVAVDDSPISEQAFNEALDLAKQSKAALLLLHVLSSNGQAGPVVPTLIPYYYPIVTDAVIEQYREQWEAAERRGLERLRSLATQATSLGIPTEFTQNIGNPGPLICQVAQDWQADLIVLGRRGHSGLNEWLMGSVSNYVMHHAACPVLAVQGATPSSRHAMSDEAITTR; the protein is encoded by the coding sequence ATGTTTCAAAGAATTCTTGTTGCGGTGGATGATTCGCCAATTAGTGAACAGGCATTTAACGAAGCGCTAGATCTAGCTAAACAGAGCAAGGCTGCCTTGTTGCTGCTGCATGTGCTTTCGTCAAATGGACAAGCAGGGCCGGTGGTTCCAACCTTGATTCCTTATTACTATCCGATCGTTACCGATGCAGTCATAGAGCAATACCGAGAACAGTGGGAAGCTGCTGAACGACGGGGGCTAGAGCGTTTACGATCGTTAGCCACTCAAGCAACCAGCTTGGGCATACCAACCGAATTTACTCAAAATATTGGCAACCCAGGGCCGTTGATTTGTCAGGTTGCACAAGATTGGCAGGCAGACTTAATTGTGTTGGGTCGTCGCGGCCACTCTGGACTGAACGAGTGGCTGATGGGCAGTGTCAGCAACTATGTCATGCACCATGCCGCCTGTCCTGTGCTAGCGGTTCAAGGCGCAACCCCTTCATCTAGACATGCGATGAGTGATGAGGCAATCACTACTCGTTAA
- a CDS encoding CPBP family intramembrane glutamic endopeptidase, with product MPEQTPPNPNIEPLTRTQILIAMGATAVVLLIAARLWLLFDPSITLLPLLWSFPTLLLGLGLGVAISLASSAIYQVWPAYRKSADFYLQLVIKPLALPDLIWLGLLPGMSEELLFRGVMLPAIGLTWFGLGISSVCFGVLHFSGSQHWSYVVWATVIGLVLGISAMTTGNLLVPILAHITTNLLSSYIWKFSN from the coding sequence GTGCCTGAACAGACTCCACCCAACCCCAACATTGAACCGCTGACCCGTACCCAAATTTTGATTGCCATGGGTGCCACCGCAGTGGTTTTGCTCATTGCGGCGCGGTTATGGCTATTGTTTGATCCCTCTATTACTCTGCTGCCCTTATTGTGGTCGTTCCCAACGCTACTTTTAGGGCTGGGGCTGGGTGTGGCCATTAGTCTCGCCAGTTCTGCCATTTACCAAGTATGGCCGGCCTATCGCAAGAGCGCGGATTTTTATCTGCAACTCGTCATTAAACCACTGGCATTACCGGATTTGATTTGGTTGGGGCTGTTGCCCGGTATGAGCGAAGAACTGTTGTTTCGAGGGGTGATGCTGCCTGCCATTGGGCTAACTTGGTTTGGACTGGGAATTTCAAGTGTTTGTTTTGGAGTGCTGCATTTTAGTGGATCGCAACATTGGTCTTATGTAGTGTGGGCGACGGTCATCGGACTAGTGCTAGGAATCAGTGCTATGACAACCGGAAATCTATTGGTGCCCATTCTGGCACACATTACTACCAATCTGCTTTCCAGCTATATCTGGAAGTTCAGCAACTAA
- a CDS encoding glutathione S-transferase family protein: MGLGILDHGKWIPEREQEDDKGRFVRPSTTFRNWITADGSSGFQAEADRYHLYVSLACPWAHRTLILRQLKGLTDAISISIVDPVIDQNSWEFSDAPGAIPDSVNHANYLWELYVKAEPDYTGRVTVPILWDRQTNSIVNNESREIIRMFDTEFTDIATTHLDLYPSVLQSQIDDTIDAIYQPINNGVYRAGFATTQDAYEEAVTELFDALDRWETVLQNQRYLCGDRLTEADVCMFTTLLRFDPVYYLHFKCNLRRIVDYPNLWGYLRDIYQYPGIQETCNLEHIKLHYYKSHPKVNPTRLVPKGPILDLESAHGRDRQFA, from the coding sequence ATGGGACTTGGAATTTTAGATCACGGTAAATGGATTCCTGAACGCGAGCAGGAAGATGACAAAGGGCGGTTTGTGCGACCGTCTACTACCTTTCGCAATTGGATTACGGCAGATGGATCAAGCGGATTCCAAGCAGAAGCCGATCGATATCACCTTTATGTATCGCTAGCGTGTCCTTGGGCCCATCGCACGCTGATTTTGCGGCAATTAAAAGGGTTAACAGATGCTATTTCTATTTCGATTGTTGATCCGGTTATCGATCAAAACAGTTGGGAGTTTTCGGATGCCCCCGGAGCGATTCCCGATTCAGTCAATCATGCCAACTATCTGTGGGAACTGTATGTGAAAGCTGAACCCGACTATACTGGGCGCGTCACTGTACCAATATTGTGGGATCGACAAACGAATTCGATTGTCAATAATGAATCTCGTGAAATCATCCGCATGTTCGATACCGAATTCACAGACATTGCTACTACCCATCTCGATCTCTATCCGTCAGTGTTGCAATCGCAAATCGATGACACGATCGATGCTATTTATCAACCTATTAATAACGGTGTGTATCGGGCGGGGTTTGCCACCACCCAAGATGCCTACGAAGAAGCCGTTACCGAATTGTTCGACGCGCTTGATCGCTGGGAAACGGTTCTGCAAAATCAACGCTATCTTTGTGGCGATCGCCTCACTGAAGCGGACGTTTGCATGTTTACAACCCTACTACGGTTTGATCCAGTATATTATCTTCACTTCAAATGCAACTTGCGCCGCATTGTAGACTATCCCAATCTCTGGGGCTACTTGCGCGATATTTACCAGTATCCGGGTATCCAGGAGACGTGTAACTTAGAACACATTAAATTGCACTATTACAAAAGCCACCCTAAAGTGAACCCAACCCGGTTAGTGCCCAAAGGTCCAATCCTTGATCTGGAGAGTGCCCATGGGCGCGATCGACAATTTGCTTGA
- a CDS encoding amino acid ABC transporter substrate-binding protein — MQKRGSLLLAVALSVVTISACNSPTASNTAGSGSETTTTATTGGASRLDTVKSRGTLVCGVEGSIPGFSFVDSSGNYSGLDVDVCKAVAAAVLGDAEKVEYRNLDSTERFTALSGGEVDMLSRNTTWTSSRDAAGGNGLEFAPTTFFDGQGIMVRTDSGITDLEGFEGKSICVETGTTTELNLADRMRELGVTYNEVKFQDSDATYAAYAEGRCEGVTSDRSQLAARRTTLPNPDEHVLLDVVMSKEPLGPVTTNGDSQWYDAVKWVTFGLIQAEEFGITQANVQQQLQSENPEIRRFLGVEGDLGTQLGLPNDFMVKVIEAVGNYGEIYERNVGEGSELNLERGQNQLWTEGGLMYSPPFR; from the coding sequence ATGCAAAAGAGGGGTTCTTTGTTGCTGGCAGTGGCACTTTCAGTAGTCACCATATCCGCCTGTAACTCGCCAACAGCATCTAATACAGCGGGTTCGGGGTCTGAAACGACAACCACAGCAACGACAGGTGGCGCTAGCCGCTTGGATACTGTCAAATCTCGAGGCACGCTTGTCTGTGGCGTTGAAGGCAGTATTCCAGGTTTCAGTTTTGTAGACTCTAGTGGGAACTACTCTGGGTTAGATGTCGATGTATGCAAAGCGGTTGCTGCTGCTGTCCTTGGCGATGCAGAAAAAGTAGAATATCGCAACTTGGACTCTACCGAGCGCTTTACAGCATTATCGGGTGGCGAAGTTGATATGTTATCTCGCAACACCACCTGGACAAGTAGCCGCGATGCCGCTGGTGGTAATGGATTAGAGTTTGCTCCGACTACCTTTTTTGATGGTCAGGGCATTATGGTACGGACAGATTCTGGAATTACAGATCTTGAAGGTTTCGAAGGCAAATCCATTTGTGTAGAAACCGGAACCACGACCGAATTAAACTTGGCGGACCGAATGCGTGAACTGGGTGTCACCTACAATGAAGTCAAGTTTCAAGATTCCGACGCCACCTATGCTGCGTATGCGGAAGGCCGATGCGAAGGCGTTACCTCAGACCGATCGCAATTGGCGGCTCGTCGTACGACGTTGCCCAATCCAGATGAGCATGTGCTGCTGGATGTTGTCATGTCGAAGGAGCCACTGGGCCCTGTCACCACCAACGGCGATTCTCAGTGGTACGATGCTGTCAAATGGGTGACGTTTGGCTTAATCCAGGCAGAAGAGTTTGGCATCACCCAGGCTAATGTGCAGCAGCAGCTTCAAAGTGAAAACCCAGAGATTCGGCGTTTTCTGGGGGTAGAGGGTGATTTGGGCACGCAGCTAGGGTTGCCGAACGATTTCATGGTTAAAGTCATCGAAGCGGTGGGCAACTACGGTGAAATCTATGAACGCAATGTCGGTGAAGGCTCGGAACTCAATTTAGAGCGTGGACAAAACCAACTCTGGACGGAGGGCGGGCTAATGTACTCACCTCCGTTCCGCTAA
- a CDS encoding amino acid ABC transporter permease: MTHASDREKVPLWRDERFWRIALQVIVLVIIVAILSLLIGNMNQSLQQQGRQFNFSFLFNTASFNIGESIIPYSPNDRYYWAFVVGLVNTLRLILVGFVLTTIVGVIAGIASFSDNWLVRKISQVYVELVRNIPLLLQLFMWYFGVFYSLSRSAQPGANQPPNQLLGAVFFTRQGIVIPWPANTPISWISFGLLILAAIVALLLWRWRIQLMEEQGVSGKPQLIALVVLGIAALLLFVIGLGWQFPQLNESNAITGGLRLSLEYSAVLAGLVFYTGAFIAEIVRAGIQAVSRGQWEAAKALGLQQGLLMRLVVFPQALRVIIPSLNSQYMNLAKNSSLALAIGYPDIFSSAATALNQSGRAVEVMLLIAATYLVINLIISVVMNTLNRAVQLKER, from the coding sequence ATGACCCACGCTAGCGATCGTGAAAAAGTTCCCTTGTGGCGAGACGAACGGTTTTGGCGCATTGCCCTGCAAGTCATAGTTTTGGTCATTATCGTTGCCATCTTATCCCTACTGATCGGCAATATGAACCAAAGCCTACAGCAACAGGGGCGACAGTTTAATTTTTCCTTCCTGTTTAACACCGCTAGTTTTAACATTGGAGAGAGCATCATTCCCTACTCGCCCAACGATCGCTACTATTGGGCATTTGTGGTGGGGTTGGTTAACACCCTACGCTTGATCCTCGTTGGGTTTGTACTCACGACGATTGTTGGCGTCATTGCCGGCATTGCCAGCTTTTCGGACAACTGGCTGGTACGTAAAATTAGCCAAGTTTATGTAGAGTTGGTGCGCAACATTCCGCTGCTGCTGCAACTGTTCATGTGGTACTTCGGGGTGTTCTACAGCTTGTCGCGATCGGCCCAACCAGGAGCCAATCAGCCCCCAAACCAACTCCTCGGTGCTGTCTTCTTCACTCGACAGGGAATTGTGATTCCCTGGCCTGCCAATACGCCAATTTCGTGGATTTCCTTTGGACTCCTGATCCTGGCAGCGATCGTGGCGCTGTTGCTGTGGCGCTGGCGCATTCAGCTTATGGAAGAACAGGGCGTCTCCGGCAAGCCCCAGTTGATTGCCCTCGTCGTTTTGGGGATAGCGGCGCTGCTGCTGTTTGTCATAGGGCTGGGATGGCAATTTCCTCAATTAAATGAGTCCAACGCAATCACGGGCGGATTGCGGTTGTCGTTGGAGTACTCAGCCGTTCTGGCAGGACTGGTGTTCTACACCGGAGCCTTCATTGCTGAAATTGTACGGGCTGGGATTCAAGCCGTTTCTAGAGGTCAGTGGGAGGCAGCCAAAGCCCTAGGGTTGCAGCAAGGCTTACTAATGCGGCTCGTGGTGTTTCCGCAAGCGCTACGGGTGATTATTCCCTCCCTCAATAGCCAATACATGAACTTGGCCAAAAACTCTAGCTTGGCGTTGGCGATCGGCTATCCGGACATCTTTTCGTCGGCGGCTACGGCGCTAAACCAATCAGGGCGGGCTGTGGAAGTGATGCTGTTAATTGCGGCAACGTACTTGGTGATTAATCTCATCATTTCCGTCGTGATGAATACCCTGAATCGCGCGGTTCAACTCAAAGAACGCTAA
- a CDS encoding amino acid ABC transporter permease → MTTTHPPSSASPPPVAQIGPVAWLRKNLFSDWFNSLLTIVILLLLFNTLTSFLGWATTVAQWQVIPANWPLFFVGRFPAAQYWRLWVVLALIASLAGLSWGILARNAATLFTRPVLAAIAIASLLALLMPTPIFYRLLMLGVIALLLIGAWVGRRVSRTTPTLGKWIPLVWFLSFFVVLWLMAGGFGLPAVSTSLWGGLLLTIFMAVVSIVLCFPLGVLLALGRQSSLPVIRWLSVLYIEIIRGIPLIAILFIGQNMIPLFLPQGVRPDNILRAIIGLTIFSAAYLAENVRGGLQAIPRGQTEAANALGLNPMLTTGLIVLPQALKISIPAIVGQFISLLQDTTLLAIVGIIDLLGITRAILANPQFIGRYWEAYIFIGAIYWVLCYGMSLGSRRLEESLNTGH, encoded by the coding sequence ATGACCACTACTCATCCTCCTTCTTCTGCCTCTCCTCCGCCTGTAGCTCAGATTGGGCCGGTTGCCTGGTTACGAAAAAACCTGTTCAGCGATTGGTTTAACAGCCTACTAACGATCGTCATCCTGCTGTTGTTGTTTAATACCCTAACCAGTTTTCTAGGTTGGGCAACGACGGTGGCACAGTGGCAAGTCATTCCGGCTAACTGGCCACTGTTCTTTGTGGGGCGGTTTCCAGCGGCGCAATACTGGCGTCTCTGGGTTGTATTGGCGCTCATTGCTAGCTTGGCTGGACTTAGTTGGGGCATTCTGGCACGCAATGCTGCAACCTTATTTACTCGTCCGGTGCTGGCGGCGATCGCCATTGCATCCCTGCTGGCGCTGCTGATGCCCACTCCCATCTTCTACCGGCTGCTGATGCTGGGTGTCATTGCCCTCTTGCTGATCGGGGCTTGGGTGGGACGCCGAGTTTCTCGCACCACACCGACCTTGGGCAAATGGATTCCACTGGTCTGGTTTCTCTCTTTCTTTGTGGTGCTGTGGCTGATGGCGGGTGGCTTTGGCTTGCCCGCCGTTTCAACCAGTTTATGGGGCGGGCTGCTGCTGACCATTTTTATGGCGGTGGTCAGCATTGTGCTTTGTTTTCCGTTGGGGGTGCTGCTGGCCTTGGGACGACAGAGTAGTTTGCCTGTGATCCGCTGGCTTTCGGTACTTTACATTGAGATCATTCGCGGCATTCCCCTGATTGCCATTCTGTTTATTGGACAGAATATGATCCCGCTGTTTTTGCCCCAAGGAGTGCGGCCGGATAACATCTTGCGGGCTATTATCGGGCTAACAATATTCAGCGCAGCATACTTGGCTGAAAATGTGCGGGGTGGACTGCAAGCTATTCCGCGCGGTCAAACTGAAGCGGCCAATGCCCTGGGATTGAACCCAATGTTGACTACGGGGCTGATTGTGCTGCCGCAAGCGCTAAAAATTTCGATTCCGGCGATCGTGGGCCAATTCATTAGCTTGCTGCAAGATACCACGCTATTAGCGATCGTGGGCATTATTGACTTGCTGGGCATTACTCGCGCTATTTTGGCTAACCCGCAGTTCATTGGGCGCTATTGGGAAGCCTACATTTTCATTGGTGCAATCTACTGGGTGCTGTGCTACGGCATGTCGCTAGGTAGTCGTAGGCTTGAAGAATCACTAAACACGGGTCACTAA
- a CDS encoding amino acid ABC transporter ATP-binding protein, with the protein MTQSQTDADILAAAQTGAEDMIIAENVEKWYDNNFHVLRGVSLTVKKGEVVVIMGPSGSGKSTFIRTFNALEAYQKGRIIIDGIHLSHDLKNIETIRREVGMVFQQFNLFPHLSVLSNITLAPIWVRRWTKARAEEVAMQLLERVGILEQAHKFPGQLSGGQQQRVAIARALAMQPKIMLFDEPTSALDPEMVREVLDVMRSLAKSGMTMVCVTHEVGFAREVADRVVLMADGVLVEEGTPEAFFNTPQEERTKKFLSQIL; encoded by the coding sequence ATGACCCAATCTCAAACGGATGCTGACATTCTGGCTGCGGCTCAAACTGGCGCGGAAGACATGATTATTGCTGAGAACGTAGAAAAGTGGTATGACAACAACTTCCATGTGCTGCGGGGTGTAAGCCTGACGGTAAAAAAGGGCGAGGTTGTGGTCATTATGGGCCCTTCAGGGTCTGGTAAATCCACGTTCATTCGCACCTTTAATGCCCTAGAAGCCTATCAAAAAGGGCGTATCATCATCGACGGCATTCACCTATCGCACGATTTGAAGAATATTGAAACCATTCGGCGGGAGGTGGGGATGGTGTTTCAGCAGTTCAATCTGTTTCCCCACCTGTCAGTATTAAGCAATATTACCCTGGCTCCCATCTGGGTCCGCCGTTGGACTAAAGCCCGCGCCGAAGAAGTGGCGATGCAACTGCTGGAACGAGTTGGCATTCTGGAACAAGCGCACAAGTTTCCGGGTCAACTATCTGGCGGGCAACAGCAACGAGTAGCCATTGCCCGGGCATTGGCGATGCAACCCAAAATCATGCTGTTTGATGAACCAACCTCGGCACTTGACCCAGAAATGGTGCGGGAGGTATTAGATGTGATGCGATCGCTGGCCAAATCCGGCATGACGATGGTATGTGTTACCCACGAAGTAGGGTTTGCCCGCGAGGTAGCCGATCGGGTAGTGCTGATGGCCGACGGCGTGTTAGTGGAAGAAGGCACCCCGGAAGCATTCTTCAACACCCCCCAAGAGGAGCGTACCAAGAAGTTCTTGTCCCAAATCCTTTAG
- a CDS encoding DUF1003 domain-containing protein, with protein MSDRSHPPSRDTQMYSGSVYIRGEKYPLPQQVIDNIETVLGFQAKQEQCEPWHEQLLTKIAAVFGTSYFLYAQLLFFTVWIIWSQTTGDLTLPFNLPKYRVQDQFLDTAALLIATGVLVRQSRQEKLAEQRSHLMLQINLLTEQKTAKIIGLLEELRVDLPNLHDRHDWEAEMMKQATDPQVVLNILQENLNPSPDAEELPTLDV; from the coding sequence ATGAGCGATCGCTCTCATCCACCGTCTAGGGACACTCAAATGTATTCTGGATCAGTGTATATCCGAGGTGAAAAATATCCGTTGCCGCAACAGGTCATTGACAACATTGAAACGGTGCTGGGGTTTCAAGCGAAACAAGAGCAATGTGAGCCTTGGCATGAGCAACTCTTAACCAAAATTGCTGCCGTTTTTGGTACGTCTTATTTTTTGTATGCTCAACTGTTATTCTTTACTGTCTGGATCATCTGGAGTCAAACGACCGGCGATCTAACCTTGCCGTTCAATCTCCCTAAATATAGGGTTCAAGATCAATTTCTGGATACAGCGGCTCTATTAATCGCCACAGGTGTGCTGGTGCGCCAATCGCGCCAAGAAAAACTGGCTGAACAACGATCGCATTTGATGCTGCAAATTAATCTTCTCACTGAGCAAAAAACCGCCAAAATTATTGGACTGTTGGAAGAACTGCGGGTGGATCTGCCGAATTTGCACGATCGCCATGATTGGGAAGCGGAGATGATGAAGCAAGCCACTGATCCGCAAGTGGTGCTCAACATTCTCCAAGAAAATCTTAACCCATCTCCTGATGCGGAGGAACTTCCAACCCTGGATGTATAA